The Oncorhynchus tshawytscha isolate Ot180627B linkage group LG08, Otsh_v2.0, whole genome shotgun sequence genome window below encodes:
- the LOC112257100 gene encoding transmembrane protein 144-like: MAEMLDINMFKLFLLIAVMMWSSPGNFSEAEKVEQDVHVDENATMNTEVRRLPLLGSSNKTEMAYGFVANSIAVILYGSNFVPVKKIETGDGMFFQWVNCASILVVSMIGDLILHSPKFHPLAMLGGAAWATGSLTVVPVVKAIGLGLGVCIWGSSSLLMGWISSRFGWFGIEAQEVARPVLNYCGAGLCLLSGLILFFVRTNVGEPPHSECTPLLINRIVNSGVYGPSESWVDVMGAKRKRCVGCLLAVVAGLLYGASFVPILYIKSHAADHDSICYGASLYDLDYVFAMCCGIYLTSTVYFSIYCVAMRSRPRLFSRAILPGFLSGLMWTLATYCWFLANNYLSAVVTFPIVCAGNCLVAALWGCLVFKEVKGLVNCSIFIVASCVVLTGSMLTAFSNV, from the exons ATGGCAGAAATGCTAGATATAAACATGTTTAAACTTTTTCTCCTGATTGCTGTCATGATGTGGTCGTCTCCGGGGAATTTCTCAGAAGCGGAGAAAGTCGAACAAG ATGTGCATGTAGATGAAAATGCTACAATGAACACTGAAGTAAGAAGATTACCTTTGCTCGGTTCATCGAACAAGACTGAAATGGCTTATGGCTTTGTTGCAAACAGTATTGCTGTGATCTTGTATGGCAGCAACTTTGTCCCCGTCAAAAAGATAGAAACTGGTGATG GGATGTTTTTCCAGTGGGTGAACTGTGCATCCATATTGGTAGTTTCGATGATTGGTGACTTGATACTCCACTCTCCCAAATTCCATCCGTTGGCAATGCTGGGAGGTGCAGCCTGGGCCACAG GCAGTTTAACAGTTGTCCCTGTAGTAAAAGCCATTGGCCTTGGACTTGGAGTTTGTATTTGGGGATCCAGCAGTTTGCTGATGGGCTGGATAAGTTCAAG GTTTGGATGGTTTGGTATTGAAGCACAGGAAGTTGCCAGACCAGTATTGAACTACTGTGGTGCTGGTTTGTGCTTGTTGAG TGGACTCATCCTTTTCTTTGTGAGGACTAATGTTGGAGAACCTCCACATTCAGAATGCACCCCCTTACTGATTAACAGG ATTGTGAATTCTGGTGTCTATGGGCCTTCGGAGTCCTGGGTGGATGTCATGGGAGCAAAGAGAAAACGCTGTGT AGGCTGCTTGTTGGCTGTTGTTGCAGGCCTGTTGTATGGGGCCTCCTTTGTTCCAATCCTCTACATAAAAAGCCATGCGGCAGACCACGACAGCATCTGCTATGGAGCCAGTCTATACG ATCTTGACTATGTGTTTGCCATGTGCTGTGGAATCTACCTCACCAGCACGGTGTATTTCTCCATCTACTGTGTAGCCATGAGGAGCAGACCCAGGCTGTTCTCCAGAGCCATCCTGCCAG GCTTTTTGTCAGGTCTGATGTGGACGTTGGCCACTTATTGCTGGTTTCTGGCTAACAACTACCTTAGTGCCGTGGTCACCTTTCCCATCGTCTGTGCA GGTAATTGTCTAGTTGCAGCTCTGTGGGGATGTCTGGTTTTCAAAGAAGTCAAA GGCTTGGTAAACTGTTCAATCTTCATAGTAGCCTCCTGTGTTGTCCTGACTGGATCAATGTTGACAGCCTTCTCCAATGTGTAA